One Streptomyces coeruleorubidus DNA segment encodes these proteins:
- a CDS encoding hydroxyacid dehydrogenase codes for MSQRPQALFAMTAENVPQVFPPEVLARLRESVDIDPALVARDFADPGVREVLARTEILVTGWGCPRLDAAVLDAAPRLRAVLHSAGSVKSFATPEVWRRGIAVSSAAAANALPVAEYTLAMILLAGKDVLVARDRMRATRTSSGWGVVPGIGNYGRRVGLIGASRIGRRVLELLRPFDLRPALTDPYVDEQEAAALGVPLLPLDDLLRSSDIVTVHAPETPETHHMIGRRELALMPDGAVLINTARGALVDHDALVAELRAGRLTAILDVTDPEPLPADSPLYDLPGAFVTPHLAGSQGNELARLGLTVAEEAERLLAGGKPAYGVDLAALEREA; via the coding sequence TTGAGCCAGCGCCCCCAGGCACTGTTCGCCATGACCGCGGAGAACGTGCCGCAGGTCTTCCCGCCCGAGGTGCTGGCGCGGCTGCGGGAGTCCGTGGACATCGATCCGGCGCTCGTGGCGCGGGACTTCGCCGACCCGGGCGTGCGCGAGGTGCTGGCCCGGACCGAGATCCTGGTGACCGGCTGGGGCTGCCCCCGGCTCGACGCGGCGGTGCTCGACGCGGCACCCCGGCTGCGCGCCGTGCTGCACTCGGCTGGCTCGGTGAAGTCCTTCGCCACTCCCGAGGTCTGGCGGCGCGGCATCGCCGTCTCCTCGGCCGCCGCCGCCAACGCGCTGCCGGTCGCCGAGTACACCCTCGCCATGATCCTGCTGGCCGGGAAGGACGTCCTCGTCGCCCGCGACCGGATGCGCGCCACTCGCACCTCCTCCGGCTGGGGCGTCGTCCCCGGCATCGGCAACTACGGCCGCCGCGTCGGCCTCATCGGTGCCTCCCGCATCGGCCGCCGCGTCCTCGAACTGCTCCGCCCCTTCGATCTGCGGCCCGCCCTCACCGACCCGTACGTCGACGAGCAGGAGGCCGCCGCGCTCGGTGTCCCCCTGCTGCCACTGGACGACCTGCTGCGCTCGTCCGACATCGTCACCGTCCACGCCCCCGAGACGCCCGAGACCCACCACATGATCGGCCGCCGCGAGCTGGCCCTGATGCCCGACGGGGCGGTGCTGATCAACACCGCGCGCGGCGCCCTGGTCGACCACGACGCCCTTGTGGCGGAGCTGCGCGCCGGGCGCCTGACCGCGATCCTCGACGTCACCGACCCCGAGCCGCTCCCCGCCGACTCGCCCCTCTACGACCTGCCCGGAGCCTTCGTCACCCCGCACCTCGCGGGCTCCCAGGGCAACGAACTGGCCCGCCTCGGACTGACGGTCGCGGAGGAGGCGGAACGGCTGCTGGCCGGGGGGAAACCGGCGTACGGGGTCGACCTGGCGGCACTGGAGCGCGAGGCCTGA
- a CDS encoding inner-membrane translocator, which translates to MPEHDDKQPSTGNDALTAGCLLLLVLVADAAAGFLVVLLLAARGLGRMDAGSGQTPAAALPADWAPLLSFGALALAVGVTGVLLLRLGHPIIGAVQLVLCIVLAGHALGSWP; encoded by the coding sequence ATGCCCGAACACGACGACAAGCAGCCCTCCACCGGGAACGACGCGCTCACCGCGGGATGTCTCCTGCTGCTCGTGCTGGTGGCGGACGCGGCGGCCGGATTTCTGGTCGTCCTCCTGCTCGCGGCACGGGGACTGGGCCGGATGGACGCCGGCTCCGGGCAGACACCAGCCGCCGCGCTCCCTGCGGACTGGGCACCACTGCTGTCCTTCGGCGCCCTGGCCCTGGCAGTGGGAGTGACGGGCGTCCTGCTGCTGCGGCTCGGGCACCCAATCATCGGGGCGGTCCAACTGGTGCTCTGCATCGTTCTCGCAGGCCACGCGCTGGGGTCATGGCCCTGA
- a CDS encoding radical SAM protein — protein MGSGSRTALVEDLMERFPHVPREAVFKEDLLRGGVAFDPSALSDNEGGEVKPKSYFIFSFDHGTLPELGEAALRRPPEEIILTGGPYDLRRTVVSVRVNPASPYRVAANEDGVLGLYLDGKRISDVGVPPMPEYYRHTLASGKSVMEVAPTIQWGYLIYLTVFRVCQYFGAKEECQYCDINHNWRQHKAAGRPYTGVKDVEEVLEALEIIDRYDTAKASTAYTLTGGAITKTVAGRDEADFYGHYAKAIEERFPGRWIGKVVAQALPRDDVQRFKDYGVQIYHPNYEVWDEYLFKMYCPGKERYVGRDEWHKRILDSAEIFGARNVIPNFVAGVEMAEPFGFTTVDEAIDSTTEGLRFFMSHGITPRFTTWCPEPTTPLGKANPQGAPLEYHIRLLQAYRQTMEDFGLSSPPGYGPPGAGRAVFSVSSFMDSISDQLSDPV, from the coding sequence ATGGGCAGCGGCAGCCGTACCGCGCTGGTCGAGGATCTGATGGAGCGATTCCCGCATGTCCCGCGGGAGGCCGTCTTCAAGGAGGACCTGCTCCGCGGCGGCGTGGCCTTCGACCCCTCCGCGCTCAGCGACAACGAGGGCGGCGAGGTCAAGCCGAAGTCGTACTTCATCTTCTCCTTCGACCACGGCACCCTGCCCGAACTGGGCGAGGCCGCGCTGCGCCGGCCGCCCGAGGAGATCATCCTCACCGGCGGCCCGTACGACCTGCGCCGGACCGTCGTCTCGGTGCGCGTGAACCCGGCCTCGCCGTACCGCGTCGCCGCGAACGAGGACGGCGTGCTCGGCCTCTACCTCGACGGCAAGCGGATCTCCGACGTCGGCGTGCCGCCGATGCCCGAGTACTACCGGCACACCCTCGCGAGCGGGAAGTCGGTCATGGAGGTGGCCCCGACCATCCAGTGGGGCTACCTGATCTACCTGACCGTCTTCCGGGTCTGCCAGTACTTCGGCGCCAAGGAGGAGTGCCAGTACTGCGACATCAACCACAACTGGCGCCAGCACAAGGCCGCCGGGCGGCCGTACACCGGGGTGAAGGACGTCGAGGAGGTCCTGGAGGCCCTGGAGATCATCGACCGCTACGACACGGCGAAGGCCTCCACCGCCTACACCCTCACCGGCGGCGCCATCACCAAGACCGTCGCGGGCCGCGACGAGGCCGACTTCTACGGCCACTACGCCAAGGCCATCGAGGAGCGCTTCCCCGGCCGCTGGATCGGCAAGGTGGTGGCCCAGGCACTGCCGCGCGACGACGTCCAGCGCTTCAAGGACTACGGCGTGCAGATCTACCACCCCAACTACGAGGTGTGGGACGAGTACCTGTTCAAGATGTACTGCCCCGGCAAGGAGCGCTACGTCGGCCGCGACGAGTGGCACAAGCGCATCCTCGACTCGGCGGAGATCTTCGGCGCGCGCAACGTCATCCCCAACTTCGTGGCGGGCGTGGAGATGGCCGAGCCGTTCGGCTTCACCACGGTCGACGAGGCCATCGACTCCACCACCGAGGGCCTGCGCTTCTTCATGTCGCACGGCATCACGCCCCGCTTCACCACCTGGTGCCCGGAGCCCACGACGCCGCTGGGCAAGGCCAACCCCCAGGGCGCACCCCTGGAGTACCACATCCGCCTGCTCCAGGCGTACCGGCAGACCATGGAGGACTTCGGCCTCTCCTCGCCCCCCGGCTACGGTCCCCCCGGCGCCGGCCGCGCGGTCTTCTCGGTCAGCTCCTTCATGGACAGCATCTCTGATCAGCTGAGCGATCCCGTGTAA
- a CDS encoding zinc ribbon domain-containing protein, giving the protein MDWGLNTLLSAGVARLHDNGTITAVGAGGMFRATGVLAKQHRLRHLSEHLHAKIDQYQRITSGDDQHPLAAKHVVLTEEFRHVCDRRSNLNDALAWSAARWAVDQAIAAGATVIYVEDLRSMEAKSMGRTMNTRMSQQVRGQIMDRMRHLAAEVGIAVATVPARNTSKHCPQCLVPLRHRKAPDRPTVADWKWAICASCGYQSDRDTGAWKRIAARGLTHQAKTVTERTSGAMVIRSVVDKLEAKAVVAPTTGKTSRDRSKTGPTRPRSTRPAPRRRRAPSPTGPYGPAGKRPEGHAHTGRRRLPRAAHRYQGVTTISTPSSQHRPRGAALGAGFHLHAHATPPRWTEPAPDTTSYTGSLS; this is encoded by the coding sequence GTGGACTGGGGCCTCAATACCCTGCTCAGCGCGGGCGTTGCCCGGCTGCACGACAACGGAACCATCACCGCAGTCGGCGCGGGCGGCATGTTCCGCGCCACCGGTGTCCTCGCGAAACAACACCGCCTGCGCCACCTGTCCGAGCACCTGCACGCCAAGATCGACCAGTACCAGCGGATCACCAGCGGTGACGACCAGCACCCGTTGGCGGCCAAGCACGTCGTTTTGACCGAGGAGTTCCGGCACGTCTGCGACCGCCGGTCAAACCTCAATGATGCTCTGGCGTGGTCCGCTGCCCGCTGGGCCGTTGACCAAGCCATCGCGGCCGGTGCCACAGTGATCTATGTCGAAGACCTCCGCTCCATGGAGGCCAAGAGCATGGGCCGGACCATGAACACCCGCATGTCCCAGCAGGTGCGCGGGCAGATCATGGACCGCATGCGGCATCTCGCCGCCGAGGTGGGTATCGCCGTCGCGACGGTCCCGGCCCGGAACACCTCCAAGCACTGCCCGCAGTGCCTGGTACCACTGCGGCACCGAAAGGCCCCCGACCGGCCCACCGTTGCGGACTGGAAGTGGGCCATCTGCGCATCGTGCGGATATCAGAGCGACCGCGACACCGGGGCATGGAAGCGCATCGCCGCACGTGGCCTCACCCACCAGGCGAAGACCGTAACCGAGCGCACCAGCGGCGCAATGGTCATCCGCAGCGTGGTGGACAAACTCGAAGCCAAAGCCGTGGTCGCACCGACCACCGGGAAGACCAGCCGGGACCGGTCCAAGACCGGACCAACCCGGCCTCGTTCCACACGCCCCGCGCCCAGGCGACGCAGGGCACCCTCCCCCACCGGCCCATACGGTCCGGCGGGCAAGCGTCCGGAGGGACACGCTCACACGGGCCGGAGGCGGCTGCCCCGCGCAGCCCACCGGTACCAGGGCGTGACGACGATCAGCACACCCAGCAGCCAGCACAGGCCGCGAGGGGCAGCGCTGGGCGCGGGATTCCACCTGCACGCTCACGCCACCCCTCCACGGTGGACAGAACCCGCGCCAGACACTACGTCTTACACGGGATCGCTCAGCTGA